The following proteins are co-located in the Apium graveolens cultivar Ventura chromosome 5, ASM990537v1, whole genome shotgun sequence genome:
- the LOC141723530 gene encoding delta(12)-fatty-acid desaturase FAD2-like, which translates to MGAGGRMSAPSSGKKTETEALRRAPHEKPPFTIGDLKKAIPAHCFEKSLVTSFRYLIQDLLMAYALYYVATTYIDQYLPSPLNYLAWAAYIAVQGCVLTGAWVVGHECDHDAFSNYGWVNDLVGLVVHSSLLVPYFSWKISHRRHHANTQSLENDEVYVPRFRSNIRNYYKILNNPPGRVLVWVITLLIGFPIYLMFNVSGHKYERWTSHYDPHSPLYTERERKQIIISDVAILAVIYGLYRLVLLKGFAWVFCVYGGPLLVVNGWFTLITILNHTHPSVPYYDSSEWDWLRGALCTVDRDYGILNKVFHNVCNAHVCHHIFSMIPHYHGLEATEAMKPVLGDYYQYDGTPILKAMYREMKECIYVEKDEGETKGVYWYRKEL; encoded by the coding sequence ATGGGTGCAGGTGGGCGTATGTCTGCTCCCTCTAGTGGCAAGAAAACCGAAACAGAAGCACTTCGACGAGCTCCTCATGAGAAGCCACCGTTCACCATTGGTGATCTTAAGAAAGCCATTCCTGCACATTGTTTCGAAAAATCTCTTGTTACTTCTTTTCGATATCTCATTCAAGATCTCCTTATGGCCTATGCTCTTTACTATGTTGCTACTACTTACATAGACCAATATCTTCCTAGTcctcttaattacttggcttgGGCAGCTTACATTGCTGTTCAAGGCTGTGTTTTAACGGGGGCTTGGGTTGTAGGTCATGAATGTGATCATGATGCATTTAGCAACTATGGTTGGGTTAATGACCTTGTTGGCCTAGTTGTCCACTCATCACTTTTGGTCCCTTATTTCTCTTGGAAAATTAGCCATAGACGTCACCATGCCAACACTCAATCACTTGAGAATGATGAGGTGTATGTTCCAAGATTCAGGTCCAACATCCGAAACTACTACAAAATTCTCAACAATCCACCAGGACGTGTCCTTGTGTGGGTTATCACACTTCTTATAGGGTTTCCTATTTACTTGATGTTCAATGTTTCGGGACACAAGTATGAGAGGTGGACTTCACACTACGATCCCCATAGCCCTCTTTACACTGAACGTGAGCGCAAACAAATTATTATTTCTGATGTTGCAATTCTTGCTGTCATCTATGGTCTGTACCGTCTTGTATTACTCAAAGGATTTGCGTGGGTTTTCTGTGTTTATGGAGGTCCATTGCTAGTTGTTAACGGATGGTTCACGTTGATCACAATCCTCAATCACACTCATCCTTCTGTGCCTTACTACGATTCAAGTGAATGGGATTGGTTGAGGGGAGCTCTATGCACAGTCGACAGAGACTATGGAATTCTGAACAAGGTATTCCACAATGTGTGCAATGCTCATGTTTGTCACCATATTTTCTCCATGATCCCACATTACCACGGACTTGAAGCAACAGAAGCCATGAAGCCTGTGTTGGGCGATTACTATCAATACGATGGAACTCCGATTCTCAAGGCAATGTACAGAGAAATGAAGGAATGCATCTACGTCGAGAAAGATGAAGGTGAGACTAAAGGTGTCTACTGGTACAGAAAGGAGTTGTAG
- the LOC141659860 gene encoding uncharacterized protein LOC141659860 yields the protein MALHHGRLVMNHRVFNLNREESHERFYHDYFFDTPTYSDEYFSRRFLIRRSLFLRIQEAVILHDNYLTQISDAVRVRRLSSPQKITAAHRMLAHGISADATDDYVKITEMTTIEKVKGLCLSRSKTEYLWDNFSREINEADVVVYIGEDQVPVTNCFKYLGSIIDSNMYIVSDVTYRIKAGWVKWRATTRVLYDKGIPLKLNGTFYKAMVRPSLLYGSEC from the exons ATGGCATTGCATCATGGTAGATTAGTGATGAATCATCGTGTGTTTAATCTAAATAGAGAAGAAAGTCATGAAAGATTTTATCATGATTACTTTTTTGATACACCAACATATTCAGATGAATATTTTTCTAGAAGATTTTTGATACGTAGATCATTATTCCTAcgaattcaagaagcagttatACTTCATGATAATTACCTTACTCAAATAAGTGATGCCGTTAGAGTTCGTCGATTATCATCTCCGCAAAAAATAACAGCAGCGCACAGGATGCTTGCACATGGAATTTCAGCTGATGCAACTGATGATTATGTAAAAATTACTGAAATGACAACAATTGAAA AGGTTAAGGGCTTGTGTTTGAGCCGTTCTAAAACTGAGTACCTTTGGGATAATTTTAGTAGGGAAATTAATGAGGCAGATGTTGTCGTGTATATTGGTGAAGATCAAGTTCCAGTAACTAATTGTTTTAAGTATCTTGGTTCCATTATTGATAGTAACATGTATATTGTTTCTGATGTTACGTATCGTATTAAGGCCGGTTGGGTTAAATGGAGAGCTACCACAAGAGTGTTATATGATAAAGGCATACCTTTGAAGTTGAATGGTACATTTTATAAGGCTATGGTTAGACCATCATTGTT